The following are encoded in a window of Candida dubliniensis CD36 chromosome 4, complete sequence genomic DNA:
- a CDS encoding MAP kinase kinase kinase, putative (Similar to S. cerevisiae SSK2;~In S. cerevisiae: MAP kinase kinase kinase of the HOG1 mitogen-activated signaling pathway; also mediates actin cytoskeleton recovery from osmotic stress): protein MSDIPSSNESHSDSIPINHNNNNNNNNNNNSKEIGKDINSTHTPHHRVSFTEQQSMSTSSRKSSLLRKHSSNNSSLENDKRPSIISRNSNPDIHRESLPPLSRGPSYNSNYTRSHSSKNVNANNSINAGITSDNNNNNNSHANLNTPVSSPVTSSVSSPSANGKQFNLTLPAGKSREKSPGRHSKEGGHTRSRSFTKQQYGAGSTSSQSSTSYLAQEKAYLRKMRNQSIDDYYSKGIPGAHEFSKADDNDDEDDEDEEHSSFDAGDNANLLAAIDDDKYQIDYSMALSLMKNSNVNLRKIANLNSDDTDDPAIIERLEWQSMLTSVLTGDVVRSEKTKIININNPDSTQESYLHATFKENLWFGIRAKIFNRTEDEQRKIVAYRRTLVDQLIDDVMKFEIDYENSTENPIRGQVKTILDRYDQACSLWKTLEDMYSDKPACRSEEFQNRIDALTAWLTITDAISRETKSLRLWIGNDELDITKSPVEVSSSNTVTSNSKIVKKIFDEDNKSLAERLMKEKDVQTIFRKRIFKPIAPWMIKSKDTYIRLGVMFENMKLPDYLHDLLQICIIPVRLIKEIVIVRLGYAMKLQNPTLMMIDQMLDDFKSYITVALEVKSGISEYKEPDEDRKWLISDLFDSELEDFDNVILRCVRYFLVLLNRKLLDSSRSPTTFRTFKEPEELEEAWNFLKPLGHYVDGGSVVVAEEITMLASRLIHRLMAYFNHQIRDPTYNGSSQDLIRWYSSTSENFGQLRRKLARFMGEISRDFKNSVVFDIPSQSNSTKTLLDILRTTNHFLVYTGTVETQGTYFFASPELLGNEQEILKILTGSYVGLDPSTDNSHFTDLLHLIRSGSEEQIRYNDDNDDDDLESYDDSNSAYAYVLALCPMKPIVWDGLVVNVDIDSVPITDMKNGELLLVSKLSYYDLHIVRNRFLEVASEVSLGNAGLKQMEYRCSLAKVNQELKKMNRVVFKMCSSVLESVEIIKTRIAELDPVGEYQALINSYFIYARDYGKNSVRMLDPQRKSTIIMKMIQLSIDWVSFICDDCIPTDRKTFRWCVLALEFAMEMIRGINIFLLTEEQFTKLKVKVARCMSLLISHFDIMGARSSEAEKNKLLKWTLQRHNIASSQNDDEYLNKVYHEEVMGQIKKIEEERRDLQEELQSIGRVLDVTDSEYQFVTLLASSFSSVSIRWQKGACIGRGTFGQVFSAVNLDTGGVMAVKEITFHDSQSIKNIVPSIKEEMTVLEMLNHPNVVQYFGVEVHRDKVYIFMEFCEGGSLAGLLTHGRIEDEMVIQVYTLQMLEGLAYLHQSGVVHRDIKPENVLLDHNGVIKFVDFGAAKVIASSGRTLSGMTNASLRKSVKRDGHDNLNSMTGTPMYMSPEAITGTSTDRSGVVDIWSLGCCVLEMATGRRPWANLDNEWAIMYHIAAGHKPQLPSPEQLSESGRNFLARCLEHDPDKRPSAVELLADPWMVDIRQIAFGNSDVTTTPSSEISGPISE from the coding sequence ATGTCAGATATTCCTTCATCCAATGAATCTCATCTGGATTCTATTCCCattaatcataataataataataataataataataataataactcTAAGGAAATTGGTAAGGACATAAACTCAACTCATACTCCTCATCATAGAGTCTCATTTACtgaacaacaatcaatgtCTACTTCAAGCAGGAAATCCTCACTTTTGAGAAAGCATTCCCTGAATAATTCATCTTTAGAAAACGATAAACGTCCATCCATTATATCGAGAAATAGCAATCCGGACATTCATAGAGAATCGTTACCTCCTCTTAGTCGAGGACCAAGTTACAATAGTAATTATACAAGAAGTCATAGTTCAAAGAATGTTAATGCCAACAATTCCATTAACGCTGGTATTACTTccgataataataataataataacagcCATGCAAATTTGAATACTCCAGTTAGTTCTCCAGTTACATCCTCAGTGAGTTCTCCATCAGCCAATGGTAAGCAATTTAACTTGACATTACCGGCAGGAAAATCAAGAGAAAAGTCACCAGGCCGTCATTCCAAAGAGGGAGGACATACTAGATCAAGATCATTTactaaacaacaatatgGTGCCGGTAGCACAAGTTCTCAACTGAGCACACTGTATTTGGCTCAAGAAAAAGCATATCTACGTAAAATGAGAAATCAATCTATTGAcgattattattcaaaagGTATACCTGGCGCTCATGAATTCTCCAAAGCAGATGATAACGATGATGAAGacgatgaagatgaagaacaTTCTTCCTTTGATGCTGGTGATAATGCTAATTTGTTAGCAGCCatagatgatgataaatatcaaattgacTATAGCATGGCTCTttcattaatgaaaaattctAATGTCAATTTGAGAAAAATCGCCAATTTGAATTCTGATGACACTGATGATCCAGCTATCATTGAAAGGTTGGAATGGCAATCGATGTTGACTTCTGTGTTAACTGGTGATGTTGTTCGTAGTGAAAAAAcgaaaatcattaatattaataaccCGGATAGTACCCAAGAATCCTACTTGCATGCCActttcaaagaaaatttgtGGTTTGGAATTAGGGCCAAAATCTTTAATCGAACTGAAGATGAACAACGTAAAATTGTTGCTTATAGAAGGACTTTGGTggatcaattgattgatgatgtgatgaaatttgaaattgattatgaaaACTCTACTGAAAATCCAATTAGAGGTCAAGTCAAGACTATTTTGGATAGATATGACCAAGCATGTAGCTTGTGGAAAACATTGGAAGACATGTATAGTGATAAACCAGCGTGCCGAAGTGAAGAGTTTCAAAACAGAATTGATGCATTAACAGCATGGTTGACTATTACTGATGCAATTAGTAGAGAAACAAAGTCGTTACGATTATGGATAGGAAATGATGAGTTGGATATTACCAAATCTCCTGTGGAAGTTTCATCTTCCAATACTGTTACTTCAAATAGTAAAATTgtgaagaaaatatttgatgaagataacAAGTCATTAGCTGAGAGATTaatgaaagagaaagatGTGCAAACAATTTTCAGGAAAAGAATTTTCAAGCCAATAGCACCATGGATGATCAAATCTAAAGATACTTATATTAGATTAGGAGTCATGTTTGAGAATATGAAATTGCCGGATTATTTACATGATTTGTTGCAAATATGTATTATTCCGGTTCGATTaatcaaagaaattgtTATTGTGCGATTAGGTTATGCCATGAAATTACAGAACCCTacattaatgatgattgatcaaatgcttgatgattttaaaaGTTATATTACTGTTGCCTTGGAAGTTAAAAGTGGAATTCTGGAATATAAAGAGCCCGATGAAGATAGAAAATGGTTAATTAGTGATTTATTTGACAGTGAACttgaagattttgataaCGTTATATTAAGATGCGTTCGTTACTTTTTGGTGTTACTCAAtagaaaattattagataGTTCGCGTTCGCCAACAACGTTCCGAACATTTAAAGAGCCAGAGGAGTTGGAAGAAGCAtggaattttttgaaaccaTTAGGACATTATGTTGATGGTGGTAGTGTAGTAGTTGCTGAAGAAATCACTATGCTTGCTCTGAGGTTGATTCACCGGTTGATGGCATATTTTAATCATCAGATTAGAGATCCTACTTATAATGGACTGTCTCAAGACTTGATCCGTTGGTACAGCTCCACGTCGGAAAATTTCGGTCAATTGCGACGTAAGTTGGCTCGTTTTATGGGTGAAATATCTCGAGATTTTAAAAACTCGGTAGTATTTGATATACCGTCTCAATCAAATAGTACCAAGACTTTGTTAGATATCCTTCGTACAACTAAtcattttttggtttacACCGGAACTGTTGAGACTCAAGGGActtatttttttgccaGTCCTGAACTATTAGGCAATGAACAagagattttgaaaattttgacGGGATCTTATGTTGGATTGGATCCAAGTACTGATAATCTGCATTTCACTGATTTATTGCACTTGATACGATCTGGTAGTGAAGAGCAAATACGgtataatgatgataatgatgacgatgatcTCGAATCGTATGATGATTCAAATAGTGCTTATGCTTATGTTTTGGCATTATGTCCTATGAAACCTATCGTATGGGATGGGCTTGTTGTCaatgttgatattgattcGGTTCCGATTACAGATATGAAAAATGGTGAATTATTGTTAGTCTCGAAATTATCGTATTACGATCTTCATATTGTCCGCAATAGGTTTTTGGAAGTGGCAAGCGAAGTGTCTCTTGGTAATGCTGGACTTAAACAAATGGAATATCGATGCTCGTTGGCCAAAGTGAATCAagagttgaaaaaaatgaatcgAGTTGTTTTTAAAATGTGCTCATCAGTATTAGAATCGGTAGAGATAATCAAAACTAGAATTGCTGAACTTGACCCAGTAGGAGAATATCAAGCATTAATTAATagttattttatttatgcGCGTGATTATGGTAAGAATTCGGTGAGAATGCTCGACCCGCAACGGAAATCaactattattatgaaGATGATTCAATTATCGATTGATTGGGTCAGTTTTATTTGTGACGATTGTATTCCAACCGATAGGAAAACTTTCCGATGGTGTGTTTTGGCATTAGAATTTGCCATGGAGATGATTCGTGGtatcaatatatttttgttgaCAGAGGAACAATTTACGAAATTAAAAGTAAAAGTTGCTCGTTGTATGTCATTGTTGATTTCTCATTTCGATATTATGGGAGCCAGATCAAGCGAAGCAGAAAAgaacaaattattgaaatggACATTGCAACGTCATAATATTGCTAGTTCTCAGAATGACGATGAGTATTTGAACAAGGTGTATCATGAAGAAGTCATGGGAcagattaaaaaaattgaagaagagCGACGTGATTTACAAGAAGAGTTGCAATCAATTGGACGTGTATTGGATGTTACCGATCTGGAATATCAATTTGTCACATTATTGGCATCGTCATTTTCAAGTGTTTCCATCAGATGGCAAAAGGGGGCGTGTATTGGACGTGGTACATTTGGCCAAGTGTTTTCAGCAGTCAACTTGGATACTGGTGGAGTTATGGCTGTCAAAGAAATTACATTCCATGATAGTCAATCGATTAAAAATATCGTACCCCTGATCAAGGAAGAAATGACGGTATTGGAAATGTTAAATCATCCAAATGTGGTACAATATTTCGGTGTTGAAGTTCACCGTGACAAAGTTTACATTTTCATGGAATTCTGTGAAGGAGGATCGCTTGCTGGATTATTGACCCATGGTAgaattgaagatgaaatgGTTATTCAAGTTTATACATTGCAAATGTTAGAAGGGTTGGCCTATTTGCATCAATCGGGTGTTGTACATCGTGATATCAAACCTGAAAATGTATTATTGGATCATAATGGAGtaattaaatttgttgattttggtgCTGCTAAAGTTATAGCTAGCAGTGGAAGAACTCTTAGTGGAATGACAAATGCTTCACTCCGTAAATCAGTTAAACGTGATGGAcatgataatttgaattccATGACGGGTACACCGATGTATATGTCGCCAGAAGCTATTACTGGTACGTCTACTGATAGAAGTGGTGTTGTTGACATTTGGTCTTTGGGATGTTGTGTATTGGAAATGGCTACTGGAAGACGTCCATGGGCCAACTTGGATAATGAATGGGCCATCATGTATCATATAGCTGCTGGTCATAAACCACAATTACCTTCACCTGAACAATTGAGTGAATCAGGGAGAAACTTTTTAGCACGTTGTCTCGAACATGATCCTGATAAAAGACCAAGTGCTGTTGAACTATTAGCTGATCCATGGATGGTTGACATTAGACAAATTGCTTTTGGAAATTCCGATGTTACAACTACACCATCATCAGAGATTTCAGGTCCTATTTCAGAATAA